In the genome of Rhodothermales bacterium, the window TCGCCTTCGACCCGGACAACAGTGTGATGATCGAACTGATGACGAAACTGCCCGAGAGTCACCCGGCCTATGCCGCGCACCGCCTCCGCGACGCCGAGGTCGCGTTTCTCCGCCGGTGGATCGAGCAGGGCGCCCGCAGCGACGACGGCGCCGTGCCCTTCGCGGGCGTCGGCGGCGGGCGGCTCTACGTCAGCAACCAGGCCGCCGGGCAGGTCTCCATCATTGACGTCGAGCGCCTCGTCGTCGCGCGGACCGTGTCGTTCGCGGCCTACGGCGGGCCGATGGAGACGAACCCGCACGACACCGACGTCGAGCCCGACGGGAGCGCGTGGTACGTCTCGCTCATCAACGCGAACCGCGTGCTGAAGTACGACGCGTCCACGAACGAAGTCATCGGCGAAGCCCTCCTCGGCAGCACGTTCAAGCCGGGCATGCTCGCGCTCAACCCCGCGGACGGGCGGCTCTACGCCGGCCGCTCGTTCAGCGACCTCTCCGGCGGCGAGAGCATCTTCGCGGTGGAGCGCGCGGGGATGACTGCTACCGAAGTCCCCATCCCCTACACCCGCCCGCACCCCATCGCCGTCACGAACGGCGGCGGCTTCCTCCTCTCGGGCAGCCTCGCCGACAACGAGATCGCCGCGTTCGACCTCTCCGACGCGAGCGACATCGAACTCGCCGACCTGCTCACCGTCGCGGGCCAGCCGAAGGCGTTCGTGCACTACGCCGTCTCGCCCGTCGGCGGCGTCGCCGTGCTCACGTCGCAGCTCTCGCGCGAGCTGTACTTCCTCGACATCTCCGACCCCACGAATCTCCGCATCCTCAGCGTGGTCGAGGTCGGCGACCAGC includes:
- a CDS encoding beta-propeller fold lactonase family protein, coding for MTRSLLAAAVLLLTFAGCDSDDPADPFDPDGVDYGAIETPQFARDVQPLLTARCADCHGGADAAAGLDVTSWASLIAGSDAGEALIAFDPDNSVMIELMTKLPESHPAYAAHRLRDAEVAFLRRWIEQGARSDDGAVPFAGVGGGRLYVSNQAAGQVSIIDVERLVVARTVSFAAYGGPMETNPHDTDVEPDGSAWYVSLINANRVLKYDASTNEVIGEALLGSTFKPGMLALNPADGRLYAGRSFSDLSGGESIFAVERAGMTATEVPIPYTRPHPIAVTNGGGFLLSGSLADNEIAAFDLSDASDIELADLLTVAGQPKAFVHYAVSPVGGVAVLTSQLSRELYFLDISDPTNLRILSVVEVGDQPWHPTYSPDGRTVYVPNRLSNTVSVIDATNPANPTVTATISDPAFSMPHGSAITRDGRLLFVSSRNQEGGYTPRYPFGDNALVGTVAVIDTQTNTVVKVLEVEEFASGMSIYQP